In Opitutaceae bacterium TAV5, one genomic interval encodes:
- a CDS encoding transporter, translating to MKNSFKSIALSALLCTAPGVLFFATGCASSSTGESTGEYVDNSAITAKVKAALLNDPIVKSFDVSVESYKGVVQLSGFVNTYEQKTQAGRVAAGVTGVAGVQNNLIVK from the coding sequence ATGAAAAATTCCTTTAAATCCATCGCACTCTCCGCGCTCCTCTGCACCGCCCCCGGCGTTTTATTCTTCGCCACGGGCTGCGCTTCCTCCTCCACGGGTGAAAGCACCGGTGAATACGTCGATAACAGCGCCATCACCGCGAAGGTGAAGGCCGCCTTGCTGAACGACCCGATCGTAAAGAGCTTCGATGTGAGCGTCGAATCCTACAAGGGCGTCGTGCAATTGAGCGGCTTCGTTAACACCTACGAACAAAAAACCCAGGCCGGCCGCGTCGCTGCTGGGGTGACGGGTGTGGCCGGCGTGCAGAACAACCTCATCGTCAAATAA